A stretch of Cucumis sativus cultivar 9930 chromosome 2, Cucumber_9930_V3, whole genome shotgun sequence DNA encodes these proteins:
- the LOC101213509 gene encoding putative pentatricopeptide repeat-containing protein At3g05240 — MNQNYYTVMSFLEKCKTMKELKQIHSLMITTSVVKNIIPCSRLIDFCANSELGDIEYARTVFDQINQRTVYIWNSMIKGYCNGGDKFGALFMYEEMQRKGFSPDHFTFPFVLKVCSIIDLLVYGQSVHNRIVKTGFELDVYTSSCLLNMYVSCGDLNSGLKVFEFIPKWNVVAWTSLIAGFVNNDQPKEALRLFKDMENEGVEPNEITMTTALAAAARCRDIHTGKLVHDRLRQLGFDPFDTNSCFNVILATAIMDMYAKCGKLVTARNLFDKMPQRNLVVWNSMISAYSQYGRGAEALRLFVDMEMAGFVPNKATFLSVISACTHMGFRSTGRSLHARALRASFHEFVAIGTALMDMYAKAGDADTALKIFSKLRKKDVMAWTTMISGLAIQGKGKEALNVFRRMEEEAEVAPDQITYIAVLWACSHLGLVEEGQKQFTSMTEVYGIEPTMEHYGCMIDLLSRAGHSKEAEELLMKMPTQPNATILSSILNGCEMYGNVGLANRVKSHIVELENSSSGVYVLLSNIHAKACNWQEMKLARDMLKHKNIGKTLGNSFVEIKP, encoded by the coding sequence ATGAACCAGAATTATTACACTGTTATGAGTTTCTTGGAAAAATGCAAAACCATGAAGGAGTTGAAACAAATTCACAGTCTGATGATCACAACTTCAGTCGTCAAGAACATAATCCCTTGCAGCAGACTTATTGATTTTTGCGCAAATTCCGAATTGGGTGACATTGAATATGCGAGAACAGTATTCGATCAAATTAATCAGCGGACTGTCTACATCTGGAACTCGATGATCAAAGGGTACTGCAATGGCGGTGACAAGTTTGGAGCTCTGTTTATGTATGAAGAAATGCAGCGTAAAGGCTTCTCCCCGGACCATTTCACCTTCCCTTTTGTGTTGAAAGTTTGCTCCATAATCGATCTTCTTGTGTATGGACAAAGTGTTCATAATCGAATCGTGAAAACTGGGTTTGAATTAGATGTGTACACTTCTTCTTGTTTGCTCAATATGTATGTTTCTTGTGGAGATTTGAATTCTGGGCTTAAGGTGTTTGAGTTTATTCCCAAATGGAATGTGGTCGCTTGGACTTCCTTAATTGCAGGGTTTGTGAACAATGATCAGCCCAAAGAAGCTTTGAGATTGTTCAAAGATATGGAGAATGAAGGTGTGGAGCCTAATGAAATCACCATGACCACAGCTTTGGCTGCAGCTGCTCGTTGCAGGGATATTCATACTGGGAAACTGGTCCACGATCGTCTTCGCCAACTTGGTTTTGATCCATTTGACACAAACTCCTGCTTCAATGTAATACTTGCAACTGCAATCATGGACATGTATGCAAAATGTGGCAAGTTGGTGACTGCACGGAATCTGTTTGATAAGATGCCTCAAAGAAACTTGGTTGTTTGGAATTCAATGATCAGTGCTTATAGTCAATATGGTCGAGGAGCAGAGGCTTTGCGTCTTTTCGTTGACATGGAAATGGCTGGGTTTGTTCCTAATAAAGCAACGTTTTTGAGTGTGATAAGTGCTTGCACCCATATGGGGTTTCGATCAACAGGACGAAGTTTACATGCTCGTGCGTTGAGAGCAAGTTTCCACGAGTTTGTTGCCATTGGAACTGCTCTTATGGACATGTATGCCAAGGCTGGAGATGCAGATACTGCATTGAAGATCTTCAGCAAGTTGAGGAAGAAAGATGTAATGGCGTGGACGACGATGATATCAGGCTTAGCAATCCAAGGCAAAGGCAAAGAAGCGCTGAATGTGTTCAgaagaatggaagaagaagctgaAGTTGCTCCTGACCAAATCACCTACATAGCAGTTCTGTGGGCATGCAGCCATCTCGGGCTGGTCGAAGAAGGTCAGAAACAGTTTACCTCCATGACTGAGGTTTACGGTATTGAGCCTACCATGGAGCATTATGGCTGCATGATTGATCTTTTGAGTCGTGCAGGCCACTCCAAAGAGGCCGAGGAGCTCCTGATGAAAATGCCAACGCAGCCTAATGCAACAATCTTGAGTTCTATTCTGAATGGTTGTGAAATGTATGGAAATGTAGGTCTTGCCAACAGAGTGAAAAGTCACATAGTAGAGTTGGAGAATTCTAGTAGTGGTGTTTATGTACTTTTGTCAAATATTCATGCCAAAGCCTGTAATTGGCAGGAAATGAAGCTGGCTAGAGATATGTTGAAGCATAAAAATATTGGGAAAACTCTTGGGAAcagttttgttgaaataaagCCTTAG
- the LOC101211821 gene encoding alpha-crystallin domain-containing protein 22.3 isoform X2 encodes MTSPARVEETRKNEADSSNPRQRILNVAPINSMPYIGPPLPHSYIPSSPRVEDPEAMVKVGPAMVYCPLTTSQEWDDIVSATKTGVSLTGTAAMGKVGPVIGRVDIGENENSYFFRVSLPGVARDQNSFSCDMEPDGQVKIRGVTTTGENIVCKNSQIFRMQSKNLCPPGHFSITFQLPGPVNNLQFSGAFGADGILEGSVAKR; translated from the exons ATGACTTCTCCGGCTAG GGTTgaggaaacaagaaaaaatgaggCAGATTCTTCAAATCCTCGTCAACGTATTCTCAATGTGGCTCCCATCAATAGCATGCCATATATTGGTCCACCTCTACCACACAGCTACATTCCTTCTTCTCCACGAGTTGAAGATCCAGAGGCTATGGTGAAGGTTGGGCCAGCTATGGTATATTGCCCTCTCACAACCAGTCAAGAGTGGGATGATATAGTATCTGCCACCAAAACTGGAGTTTCCCTCACTGGGACTGCAGCCATGGGAAAAGTTGGACCAGTCATTGGACGTGTAGACATTGGCGAGAACGAGAATTCATACTTCTTTCGCGTATCTCTTCCAGGGGTTGCTAGAGATCAAA ACAGTTTCAGCTGCGACATGGAACCGGATGGGCAAGTGAAAATAAGAGGAGTAACAACAACAGGGGAGAACATAGTTTGTAAGAATTCACAAATATTTCGGATGCAATCGAAAAATCTATGCCCGCCAGGTCACTTCTCTATCACTTTCCAGTTACCTGGCCCTGTCAATAACCTACAATTTTCAGGTGCTTTTGGTGCAGATGGGATTTTAGAAGGGAGTGTAGCTAAAAGGTGA
- the LOC101213268 gene encoding uncharacterized protein LOC101213268 codes for MQTTTIASSSTCSIFFNPLLNFTLSNPITPPKSLFISTIVAVSDGLQPQTLTICARKKKRSPGFQRSTKLVFELASLLASNLKILPPPLDLVVAELSGGDGNGGGSRLWRGFGGGDYDGWRGKRKKTPLLIGFLIVCGLVLLFVTDFEINVVCGVLGFAVFGVALIQLWQKIGISKDFVLGFGLFGILIALGLRRSEVQRWVGKLGIYSSKRKSLRRKLKGRRIF; via the coding sequence ATGCAGACCACAACTAtagcttcttcttcaacttgcTCCATTTTCTTCAACCCTCTTCTCAATTTCACCCTTTCAAATCCCATAACTCCACCCAAATCCCTATTCATTTCCACCATTGTTGCAGTTTCCGATGGATTGCAGCCTCAAACATTGACCATTTGCGctagaaagaagaagagaagtcCTGGGTTTCAGAGATCAACCAAATTAGTGTTTGAATTGGCTTCTCTCTTAGCCTCCAATCTCAAGATCTTACCGCCGCCTCTGGATTTAGTCGTCGCGGAATTGAGCGGAGGAGATGGTAACGGAGGTGGTTCGAGGCTGTGGAGGGGTTTTGGTGGAGGTGACTATGATGGATGGAGAGGTAAAAGGAAGAAGACGCCGTTGTTGATTGGGTTTTTGATTGTTtgtggtttggttttgttgtTTGTGACTGATTTTGAGATCAATGTGGTTTGTGGGGTTCTTGGATTTGCTGTATTCGGTGTTGCATTGATTCAATTGTGGCAGAAAATCGGGATTTcgaaagattttgttttggggTTTGGCCTTTTTGGCATTTTGATTGCCTTGGGATTGAGAAGATCTGAAGTGCAAAGATGGGTTGGGAAATTAGGGATTTACAGTTCAAAGAGGAAGAGTTTGAGAAGAAAACTTAAAGGTAGGAGAATCTTCTGA
- the LOC101211821 gene encoding alpha-crystallin domain-containing protein 22.3 isoform X4 gives MPYIGPPLPHSYIPSSPRVEDPEAMVKVGPAMVYCPLTTSQEWDDIVSATKTGVSLTGTAAMGKVGPVIGRVDIGENENSYFFRVSLPGVARDQTDSFSCDMEPDGQVKIRGVTTTGENIVCKNSQIFRMQSKNLCPPGHFSITFQLPGPVNNLQFSGAFGADGILEGSVAKR, from the exons ATGCCATATATTGGTCCACCTCTACCACACAGCTACATTCCTTCTTCTCCACGAGTTGAAGATCCAGAGGCTATGGTGAAGGTTGGGCCAGCTATGGTATATTGCCCTCTCACAACCAGTCAAGAGTGGGATGATATAGTATCTGCCACCAAAACTGGAGTTTCCCTCACTGGGACTGCAGCCATGGGAAAAGTTGGACCAGTCATTGGACGTGTAGACATTGGCGAGAACGAGAATTCATACTTCTTTCGCGTATCTCTTCCAGGGGTTGCTAGAGATCAAA CAGACAGTTTCAGCTGCGACATGGAACCGGATGGGCAAGTGAAAATAAGAGGAGTAACAACAACAGGGGAGAACATAGTTTGTAAGAATTCACAAATATTTCGGATGCAATCGAAAAATCTATGCCCGCCAGGTCACTTCTCTATCACTTTCCAGTTACCTGGCCCTGTCAATAACCTACAATTTTCAGGTGCTTTTGGTGCAGATGGGATTTTAGAAGGGAGTGTAGCTAAAAGGTGA
- the LOC101211821 gene encoding alpha-crystallin domain-containing protein 22.3 isoform X1 translates to MTSPARVEETRKNEADSSNPRQRILNVAPINSMPYIGPPLPHSYIPSSPRVEDPEAMVKVGPAMVYCPLTTSQEWDDIVSATKTGVSLTGTAAMGKVGPVIGRVDIGENENSYFFRVSLPGVARDQTDSFSCDMEPDGQVKIRGVTTTGENIVCKNSQIFRMQSKNLCPPGHFSITFQLPGPVNNLQFSGAFGADGILEGSVAKR, encoded by the exons ATGACTTCTCCGGCTAG GGTTgaggaaacaagaaaaaatgaggCAGATTCTTCAAATCCTCGTCAACGTATTCTCAATGTGGCTCCCATCAATAGCATGCCATATATTGGTCCACCTCTACCACACAGCTACATTCCTTCTTCTCCACGAGTTGAAGATCCAGAGGCTATGGTGAAGGTTGGGCCAGCTATGGTATATTGCCCTCTCACAACCAGTCAAGAGTGGGATGATATAGTATCTGCCACCAAAACTGGAGTTTCCCTCACTGGGACTGCAGCCATGGGAAAAGTTGGACCAGTCATTGGACGTGTAGACATTGGCGAGAACGAGAATTCATACTTCTTTCGCGTATCTCTTCCAGGGGTTGCTAGAGATCAAA CAGACAGTTTCAGCTGCGACATGGAACCGGATGGGCAAGTGAAAATAAGAGGAGTAACAACAACAGGGGAGAACATAGTTTGTAAGAATTCACAAATATTTCGGATGCAATCGAAAAATCTATGCCCGCCAGGTCACTTCTCTATCACTTTCCAGTTACCTGGCCCTGTCAATAACCTACAATTTTCAGGTGCTTTTGGTGCAGATGGGATTTTAGAAGGGAGTGTAGCTAAAAGGTGA
- the LOC101211821 gene encoding alpha-crystallin domain-containing protein 22.3 isoform X3, which yields MVEETRKNEADSSNPRQRILNVAPINSMPYIGPPLPHSYIPSSPRVEDPEAMVKVGPAMVYCPLTTSQEWDDIVSATKTGVSLTGTAAMGKVGPVIGRVDIGENENSYFFRVSLPGVARDQTDSFSCDMEPDGQVKIRGVTTTGENIVCKNSQIFRMQSKNLCPPGHFSITFQLPGPVNNLQFSGAFGADGILEGSVAKR from the exons AT GGTTgaggaaacaagaaaaaatgaggCAGATTCTTCAAATCCTCGTCAACGTATTCTCAATGTGGCTCCCATCAATAGCATGCCATATATTGGTCCACCTCTACCACACAGCTACATTCCTTCTTCTCCACGAGTTGAAGATCCAGAGGCTATGGTGAAGGTTGGGCCAGCTATGGTATATTGCCCTCTCACAACCAGTCAAGAGTGGGATGATATAGTATCTGCCACCAAAACTGGAGTTTCCCTCACTGGGACTGCAGCCATGGGAAAAGTTGGACCAGTCATTGGACGTGTAGACATTGGCGAGAACGAGAATTCATACTTCTTTCGCGTATCTCTTCCAGGGGTTGCTAGAGATCAAA CAGACAGTTTCAGCTGCGACATGGAACCGGATGGGCAAGTGAAAATAAGAGGAGTAACAACAACAGGGGAGAACATAGTTTGTAAGAATTCACAAATATTTCGGATGCAATCGAAAAATCTATGCCCGCCAGGTCACTTCTCTATCACTTTCCAGTTACCTGGCCCTGTCAATAACCTACAATTTTCAGGTGCTTTTGGTGCAGATGGGATTTTAGAAGGGAGTGTAGCTAAAAGGTGA
- the LOC101211581 gene encoding uncharacterized protein LOC101211581 — translation MSGKSMELQSTASMEMETRTSTSDYTNPCPICLGPINQSSYLDKCFHNFCYNCIVQWTKVVSGKRSCTLSSIKCPLCKTESSSIIHGLDGHNFQRHYVNPDFQDSFILSKAHRYRLQCYYTEPGFLNDIFDVQRYWKLQKYLQANQWLEVWLKRELQALIQEEDVDIIMHHFLGLINSFFRRNEPEYQTETPELKRKRFSQTILDAAKPFLSARADRFILELELFLASGLNIEAYDSVYLQRLGWNKPIVPSVANEEDLGLKSVTPYLYIFDCDPDDGD, via the exons ATGTCGGGAAAGTCCATGGAATTGCAGAGCACTGCATCAATGGAGATGGAGACAAGAACTTCCACTTCGGACTATACGAACCCTTGCCCGATCTGCCTTGGACCCATAAATCAATCTTCCTATCTCGACAAGTGCTTTC ATAACTTTTGTTACAATTGCATTGTACAATGGACCAAAGTGGTTTCTGGGAAGCGCTCCTGCACACTTTCCTCCATTAAATGTCCTTTATGCAAG ACAGAAAGTTCTTCTATAATACATGGATTAGATGGACACAATTTCCAAAGACATTATGTTAATCCGGATTTCCAGGATAG CTTTATCTTATCAAAAGCTCATAGGTATAGATTACAGTGCTATTATACTGAACCAG GTTTCTTGAATGACATATTTGATGTACAGAGGTATTGGAAGTTACAGAAGTATCTCCAGGCAAACCAGTGGCTTGAAGTTTGGTTGAAAAGGGAACTTCAAGCTTTGATTCAG GAAGAAGATGTTGACATAATTATGCATCACTTTCTTGGTTTAATTAACTCATTTTTTCGTAG AAATGAACCTGAGTATCAAACAGAAACTCCTGAACTGAAGAGGAAGAGGTTTAGCCAAACGATTCTTGATGCAGCAAAGCCATTCCTTTCAGCAAGAGCAGATCGATTCATTCTCGAGTTGGAGCTATTTCTTGCTTCAGGTTTGAACATTGAAGCCTATGATTCAGTTTACTTGCAACGGTTGGGTTGGAACAAGCCTATAGTGCCGAGCGTGGCTAACGAAGAAGATCTTGGACTCAAATCTGTAACTCCATACTTGTATATCTTTGATTGTGACCCTGATGATGGTGATTAA
- the LOC101211331 gene encoding mevalonate kinase, producing MEVKARAPGKIILAGEHAVVHGSTAVAASVDLYTTVSVRLPSSSDENEIVKLQLKDLELEFSWPVSRIREALGVFVGAISSPTTCPAECLKSIASLVEDQNIPEVKIGLASGVAAFLWLCSSILGFVPVEVAITSELPLGSGLGSSAAFCVALSAALLALSGSVNVDREHHGWMVHKEDELDLLNKWAFEGEKIIHGKPSGIDNTVSTYGSMIKFRSGNLTLIKSNMPLKMLITNTKVGRNTKALVAGVSERAIRHPDAMKSVFNAVNSISDELSILIQSPIHDDVSLTENEEKLAELMEMNQGLLQCMGVSHASIETVLRTSLKYKLISKLTGAGGGGCVLTLLPNLLSGKVVDEVIAELESCGFECFIAGIGGKGVEISFSDLS from the exons atggaAGTCAAAGCCAGAGCTCCCGGAAAAATCATACTCGCCGGTGAACATGCCGTCGTCCATGGATCCACCGCCGTTGCCGCTTCCGTTGATCTCTACACTACAGTTTCAGTTAGATTGCCAAGTTCTTCAG ACGAGAATGAGATTGTGAAACTCCAACTGAAGGACCTGGAACTTGAGTTTTCATGGCCAGTTAGTAGAATCAGGGAAGCTTTGGGCGTATTTGTTGGTGCCATCTCGTCACCCACAACATGCCCTGCAGAGTGCTTGAAATCAATTGCATCTCTGGTCGAGGATCAAAACATCCCGGAGGTGAAAATTGGACTTGCCTCTGGAGTGGCAGCATTTCTTTGGCTCTGTTCTTCCATCCTAGG ATTTGTGCCTGTTGAGGTAGCCATCACTTCTGAGCTTCCTCTTGGATCTGGCTTGGGATCATCAGCAGCATTTTGCGTTGCCCTATCAGCTGCTTTGCTTGCTTTATCAGGTTCTGTGAACGTGGATCGAGAGCATCATGGATGGATGGTACATAAAGAAGATGAACTAGATTTGTTGAACAAGTGGGCCTTTGAGGGTGAAAAGATAATCCATGGAAAACCCTCTGGAATAGACAACACAGTGAGCACATATG GCAGCATGATCAAGTTCAGGTCAGGAAATTTGACTCTCATTAAATCCAATATGCCACTGAAAATGCTTATTACAAACACAAAAGTTGGAAGAAACACAAAGGCCTTAGTTGCTGGTGTTTCAGAAAGGGCCATTAGACATCCTGATGCAATGAAATCAGTGTTCAATGCTGTCAATTCTATCAGCGATGAGTTATCAATCCTTATTCAGTCGCCGATTCATGACGACGTGTCACTAACTGAGAATGAAGAAAAGTTGGCAGAACTGATGGAAATGAATCAAGGTTTACTTCAATGTATGGGTGTAAGCCATGCATCTATCGAAACCGTTCTCCGGACTAGCTTGAAATACAAGCTAATTTCCAAATTGACAGGAGCTGGAGGTGGAGGATGTGTTCTTACACTGTTGCCTAACT TACTTTCAGGGAAAGTTGTTGATGAAGTAATCGCAGAGCTCGAGTCATGTGGATTTGAATGCTTCATTGCTGGGATTGGAGGAAAAGGAGTAGAGATCTCGTTCAGTGATTTGTCTTGA
- the LOC101212060 gene encoding increased DNA methylation 2, whose product MDDSSPQNSKSPIPVVPTKAPENDQHFLLYFIAGIYFGPNLKGETAPKSALQRLAEKLPPYTSDQLAGSLMKMVEVERIFYYVLRKADESLIMKMSLLHQFFQGKFPSQGRDTSSPQFPDLFPLELHPHTRSKNWYRYIESLLFINNPEVYYLNPEDVERFKRLTGLNDFFLDRDAARSHNSSARKASLNVEATENRSNKEFSPLKDDQQHDLVTSPVRSVPYNGNLTPPHTNSDSNLLEKKFGPAMLFLPGQPSEEDWANLVAATNTGFALTGTAAMGNVGPIIGSMDIGECEDSYLFRVSLPGVKRDPCGFNCEVEKDGRVVIKGVTTTGERTVKKHSQVFEMVTHNLCPPGEFSLSFQLPGPVDPQHFLANFDIAGILEGVVMKDLQS is encoded by the exons ATGGATGACAGCTCTCCCCAGAACTCAAAATCTCCTATTCCTGTTGTGCCAACTAAAGCACCAGAGAATGACCAGCATTTTCTATTGTACTTCATCGCCGGTATCTACTTTGGGCCTAACCTCAAAGGCGAAACAGCACCAAAGTCTGCTCTACAGAGACTAGCTGAGAAATTGCCTCCCTATACTTCTGATCAACTTGCTGGATCTCTCATGAAGATGGTGGAAGTAGAGCGCATATTTTATTATGTCTTGAGGAAGGCTGATGAATCTCTTATTATGAAGATGTCTTTATTACATCAGTTCTTCCAAGGCAAATTTCCCTCACAAGGACGAGATACTAGTTCTCCTCAGTTTCCTGATCTTTTTCCACTTGAACTACATCCTCATACTCGGTCCAAGAATTGGTATAGGTATATCGAGAGCCTTTTGTTTATCAACAACCCAGAAGTCTACTACCTGAATCCGGAAGATGTTGAAAGGTTTAAGAGGCTAACAGGACTGAATGACTTCTTTTTGGATAGAGATGCAGCCAGATCACACAATTCGTCAGCTCGTAAAGCTTCACTCAATGTTGAAGCTACAGAGAACAGATCGAATAAAGAGTTCTCTCCTCTTAAGGATGATCAGCAACATGACTTAGTTACTTCACCTGTTCGTAGTGTTCCATATAATGGTAATTTGACACCTCCACATACCAATTCCGACTCTAATCTTTTGGAGAAGAAATTTGGTCCAGCAATGCTATTTCTTCCCGGACAACCATCTGAAGAAGATTGGGCGAATCTAGTAGCTGCTACAAATACAGGATTTGCATTGACTGGAACTGCAGCAATGGGAAACGTTGGACCAATAATTGGATCAATGGACATTGGAGAATGTGAAGACTCGTACTTGTTTCGTGTGTCTCTTCCAGGCGTTAAAAGAGATCCAT GTGGATTTAACTGTGAAGTTGAAAAGGATGGGAGAGTGGTGATAAAGGGAGTTACAACAACAGGTGAGAGAACAGTGAAAAAACATTCTCAAGTGTTTGAAATGGTAACTCACAACCTGTGTCCACCAGGAGAGTTTTCACTTTCATTTCAACTACCTGGCCCTGTTGATCCTCAACATTTCTTAGCTAACTTTGACATTGCTGGGATTCTTGAAGGTGTTGTGATGAAAGATTTACAGTCATGA